The following are from one region of the Thiocapsa rosea genome:
- a CDS encoding MBL fold metallo-hydrolase, which yields MRFCSLGSGSRGNATLVESAGCRVLVDNGLSLRELHQRLRSVDVEPGSIDVLLLTHEHGDHVKGVWSFARRHRVEVWTTPGTWRAVGAPEIPRLRLLSGQGQSMRIDGLRIRSYPVPHDAREPCQFLFEADGRRLGMLTDAGCVTPHMTEVLQDCDALILELNHDPEMLRRGPYPPSLQRRVAGDFGHLSNLQAACFLDALPHRAIAQLCVAHVSETNNHPDLVRASIRGVCESLADRALIFGQDQASAWCMS from the coding sequence GTGCGTTTCTGCTCTCTCGGCAGCGGCAGCCGCGGCAATGCCACCTTGGTGGAAAGCGCGGGCTGCCGCGTTCTGGTGGACAACGGCCTGAGCCTACGCGAGCTGCATCAGCGCCTGCGGTCGGTGGATGTCGAGCCGGGCAGCATCGATGTCCTGCTCCTGACCCACGAGCACGGCGACCATGTGAAGGGTGTCTGGTCCTTTGCGAGGCGGCATCGCGTGGAGGTCTGGACAACGCCCGGCACCTGGCGTGCGGTCGGTGCCCCGGAGATCCCGAGGTTGCGCCTGCTCTCCGGTCAGGGGCAGTCGATGCGGATCGACGGCCTGCGTATCCGCTCCTACCCCGTCCCGCACGACGCCCGCGAGCCCTGTCAGTTTCTGTTCGAGGCGGATGGACGTCGCCTGGGGATGTTGACGGATGCCGGCTGCGTGACGCCACACATGACGGAGGTTCTTCAGGATTGCGATGCGTTGATCCTGGAGCTCAATCACGATCCGGAGATGCTGCGTCGCGGCCCTTATCCGCCGAGTCTGCAGCGGCGCGTCGCCGGCGACTTCGGGCATCTCAGCAACCTGCAGGCCGCTTGTTTCCTCGATGCCTTGCCGCACCGCGCCATCGCGCAGCTCTGCGTCGCGCATGTCAGCGAGACCAACAACCATCCCGATCTCGTCCGCGCAAGCATCCGCGGGGTTTGCGAGTCGCTCGCCGATCGCGCTTTGATCTTCGGGCAGGATCAGGCGAGCGCTTGGTGTATGTCTTGA
- the bamC gene encoding outer membrane protein assembly factor BamC, producing MRPRFWLTGGASAGLALILFLSGCGSNVISDAIPDQRLAYKKQQEAGENLEIPPDLTAGRFDDALDIPPAGGATFSEYSGSRAQRQRVAASGEVLPETPNVELKRRDSERWLEVQASPQQVWPKVISFWREQGIILVEQNPSVGVMRTDWLDNRAEIRRDFVTRMISKVVEGVYATSTRDQYSLRIEPGTTPGTTDIHLTHRGMEERLVTNAIGDGSRTIWEPSGTDPGKEAEMLRRLMVFLGASEQRAAAASPVTGGGSGRPASGPAMQAVGARLVSEGGSQTLVIQEDFRRAWRTAGSALDRAGFAVEDRDMSRGVYYVRYAGQDGASEDKRPGLLSRMAFWKKNEVDPVKQYQVRVQGGETESRVTVLDASGNPDTSESSQRILTLMKEQMR from the coding sequence TTGAGACCACGTTTTTGGCTGACCGGCGGCGCTTCCGCCGGCTTGGCGCTGATCCTGTTTCTGTCGGGTTGCGGCTCGAACGTCATCAGCGACGCCATCCCCGATCAGCGGCTTGCCTACAAGAAGCAGCAGGAGGCCGGCGAGAATCTCGAGATCCCGCCTGATCTGACCGCAGGGCGGTTCGACGACGCCCTGGATATTCCGCCCGCCGGCGGGGCAACGTTCTCGGAGTACAGTGGGAGTCGCGCGCAACGCCAGCGTGTCGCGGCGTCGGGCGAGGTCCTGCCCGAGACACCCAATGTGGAGTTGAAGCGCCGCGACTCCGAGCGTTGGCTCGAGGTGCAGGCCTCGCCGCAGCAGGTGTGGCCCAAGGTCATCTCCTTCTGGCGCGAGCAGGGCATCATTTTGGTCGAACAGAATCCGTCGGTCGGCGTGATGCGCACCGACTGGCTGGACAACCGGGCCGAGATCCGGCGCGATTTCGTCACGCGCATGATCAGCAAGGTCGTCGAGGGGGTCTACGCGACCTCGACGCGCGACCAGTACAGTCTGCGTATCGAGCCCGGCACGACACCCGGAACCACCGACATCCATCTCACGCACCGCGGAATGGAGGAGCGGCTGGTCACCAACGCGATCGGTGACGGAAGCCGAACCATTTGGGAGCCCAGCGGAACCGATCCCGGCAAGGAAGCCGAGATGTTGCGGCGTCTCATGGTCTTTCTGGGCGCATCCGAGCAGCGCGCCGCGGCCGCGAGCCCCGTCACCGGGGGCGGTTCCGGACGCCCCGCAAGCGGCCCTGCCATGCAAGCCGTCGGCGCTCGCCTTGTCAGCGAAGGCGGTTCGCAGACCCTGGTGATCCAGGAGGACTTCCGCCGCGCCTGGAGGACCGCCGGATCGGCACTGGATCGGGCCGGATTCGCCGTGGAAGATCGCGATATGAGTCGGGGTGTCTATTATGTCCGCTATGCTGGGCAGGACGGGGCGTCCGAGGACAAGAGGCCCGGCCTCCTCTCGCGGATGGCCTTCTGGAAGAAGAACGAGGTCGACCCCGTCAAGCAATATCAGGTGCGTGTGCAGGGGGGCGAGACCGAGTCGCGCGTCACCGTGCTGGATGCGAGCGGGAATCCGGATACATCCGAGTCGAGCCAACGGATCCTGACGCTGATGAAGGAACAGATGCGTTAA
- the dapA gene encoding 4-hydroxy-tetrahydrodipicolinate synthase — MFRGSIVALITPMHEDGGIDDASLGRLVDFHVDAGTTAIVAVGTTGESATLDEEEHCAVIRRTLELAAGRIPIIAGTGANSTREAINLTRCAKEAGAQAALLVTPYYNKPTQEGLYLHYRAIAEAVEIPQILYNVPGRTACDLLPETAARLAPIENIVGIKDATGDLTRVGRLRAGCGEGFALYSGDDATGCEFMLMGGDGVISVTSNLAPRLMQDMCDAALAGNREQAESINRRLDALHHDLFVQSNPIPVKWGAAEMGLCPKGIRLPLTWLSEEHHARVLAGMEQAGVL, encoded by the coding sequence ATGTTTCGCGGCAGCATCGTTGCCCTCATCACCCCCATGCACGAGGACGGGGGCATCGACGACGCGAGCCTCGGGCGTCTCGTCGACTTCCATGTCGACGCGGGGACGACGGCCATCGTCGCCGTGGGCACCACCGGAGAATCGGCGACGCTCGACGAAGAGGAGCACTGCGCCGTCATTCGCAGGACGCTCGAGCTTGCCGCCGGCAGGATCCCCATCATCGCGGGCACGGGCGCGAACTCGACCCGCGAGGCGATCAACCTGACCCGCTGCGCCAAAGAGGCCGGTGCACAGGCCGCCCTTCTGGTGACGCCCTATTACAACAAGCCCACTCAAGAGGGGCTGTATCTGCATTATCGTGCGATCGCCGAGGCCGTGGAGATCCCGCAGATTCTCTACAACGTGCCCGGCCGCACGGCCTGCGATCTGCTGCCCGAGACGGCGGCTCGGCTCGCGCCGATCGAGAACATCGTCGGCATCAAGGACGCGACGGGTGACCTGACCCGCGTCGGGCGCTTGCGTGCCGGCTGCGGCGAGGGATTCGCGCTCTACAGCGGGGATGATGCGACCGGATGCGAGTTCATGCTGATGGGCGGCGACGGGGTCATCTCGGTCACCTCGAATTTGGCCCCGCGCTTGATGCAGGACATGTGCGATGCTGCGCTCGCGGGCAATCGAGAGCAGGCCGAGTCCATCAATCGACGACTCGATGCACTGCATCACGACCTGTTCGTCCAATCCAACCCGATCCCGGTAAAATGGGGCGCTGCCGAGATGGGGTTGTGCCCGAAAGGGATCCGTCTTCCGCTCACCTGGCTCTCCGAAGAGCACCATGCACGCGTTCTTGCGGGAATGGAGCAAGCGGGTGTGCTCTGA